One region of Thermococcus sp. M36 genomic DNA includes:
- a CDS encoding Kae1-associated kinase Bud32, translating into MELIKQGAEAKIYLADFEEFFGVDLLPGEKVVIKHRIPKRYRIKEIDTKLRKERTVREARVLHRAKESGVNCPYVYEVDLRDMKIVMEFITGDRLKELLERVPMEERLKLCREIGRQVGKLHEAGIIHGDLTTSNMILCGGKVYLIDFGLADFDPTLEARGVDLHLLKRAMESTHYTWFERGFEAVLEGYAEVRGEEARKEIEAKIEEIESRGRYRERSWVI; encoded by the coding sequence GTGGAGCTGATAAAGCAGGGAGCCGAGGCAAAGATATACCTAGCGGACTTTGAGGAGTTCTTCGGCGTCGACCTCCTGCCCGGAGAGAAGGTTGTAATAAAGCACCGGATTCCGAAGCGCTACCGCATAAAAGAGATAGATACGAAGCTGAGGAAAGAAAGGACCGTTAGGGAGGCCCGGGTGCTGCACAGGGCGAAGGAGTCCGGCGTCAACTGCCCATACGTCTACGAGGTCGATCTGAGGGACATGAAGATAGTAATGGAGTTTATCACGGGGGACAGGCTGAAGGAGCTCCTTGAACGCGTCCCGATGGAGGAGAGGCTTAAGCTGTGCAGGGAGATTGGAAGGCAGGTGGGGAAGCTCCACGAGGCGGGGATAATCCACGGCGATTTGACGACGAGCAACATGATCCTCTGCGGGGGAAAGGTTTACCTCATCGACTTTGGTTTAGCAGACTTCGACCCGACTCTCGAAGCTAGGGGCGTTGACCTGCACCTCCTCAAGCGCGCGATGGAGAGCACGCACTACACGTGGTTCGAAAGGGGCTTTGAGGCCGTTCTGGAGGGCTATGCCGAGGTTCGCGGCGAGGAGGCCAGGAAAGAAATCGAGGCAAAAATCGAGGAGATAGAAAGCCGCGGTAGGTACAGGGAGAGGAGCTGGGTGATCTGA